The following are from one region of the Dermacentor albipictus isolate Rhodes 1998 colony chromosome 5, USDA_Dalb.pri_finalv2, whole genome shotgun sequence genome:
- the LOC139060355 gene encoding protein GVQW3-like — translation MISTQIKEWYNRFKDGLTSMESEPRSGRPSTCRNDQVIAEVNAVVMRDRRATIREIAEEAGISPFCPYSIMTEDLAMKRVAAKFVPKLLTVEQKYFVLKSHRTYWVTQTVTPDLMNTIITGDECWVYGYDPETKSESSQWKHSTSPRPKKARQVRSNVDMILTAFFDFRGVLHHAYATQGRSNNHQRVLQGCPPSPT, via the coding sequence ATGatcagcacacagattaaggagtggtacaaccggtTTAAAGATGGCCTCACATCaatggagagcgagccacgctccggtcggccatcaacatgccgaaatgaccaggtcattgccgaagtgaacgctgtggtgatgcgggaccgtcgtgcgactatccgagaaattgcggaagaggcgGGCATCAGCCCTTTTTGTCCATATTCCATTatgaccgaagatttggccatgaagagagttgcggcgAAATTTGTGCCGAAGTTGCTCACTGTGGAGCAAAAGTACTTCGTGTTGAAGTCACACAGGACATACTGGGTTACACAAACAGTGACCCCCGACTtgatgaacaccataatcactggtgacgagtgttgggtgtacgggtacgacccggaaaccaaatctgAGTCatcacagtggaagcattccacgtcaccaagaccaaagaaagcccgccaagtgcgcagcaacgtcGACATGAtactgactgctttctttgacttccGCGGTGTGCTACACCACGCGTACGCAACACAGGGTCGGTCAAACAATCACCAAagagtactacagggatgtcctccgtcTCCTACCTGA